One Halarcobacter ebronensis genomic window carries:
- a CDS encoding patatin-like phospholipase family protein, with protein MKSFIKSIFLIVPILFFSACASKKPILNEPITKEKFEKLKVDKLLNPKDDLSLILTFSGGGTRAASLSYGVLKELKNLNLLDEVDVISSVSGGSFTSAYYGLYGDEIFEDFEDKFLKKPIQTTLIDTFLNPFNWFYLSFSGRSDYVADYYEEEIFGKKTFKDLRKDSPKIIINATDISTGNPFAFSPENFRRICSDWEVYPIGRAVTASSAIPILFSPITLKNYKGCSDFKVEDKKDIELSYNDEQSLGIRKYYDKENYEYLHLVDGGIADNLGIRSLLYIVTEHDNNFLKVLEEFGIPNSKRVALIVVNAADTLNPKIAKEELPPDISTTMGAVSTIQLTRYNSDTLDLMKYNFNIWKKQVDKVRCKDKEDCNSIEFYLIELNFKQLPKKEAKKFLLTQTSLELSPKRVDEIILAGQKLLKESKEFQKLLKDLGR; from the coding sequence TTGAAGAGTTTTATAAAGAGTATATTTTTAATAGTACCAATTCTATTTTTTTCAGCTTGTGCTTCAAAAAAGCCAATTTTAAATGAACCAATAACAAAAGAGAAGTTTGAAAAGTTAAAGGTTGATAAACTACTTAATCCAAAAGATGACCTCTCTTTAATCTTAACTTTTTCTGGTGGTGGGACTAGGGCGGCATCTCTTTCATATGGAGTATTAAAAGAGCTTAAAAACTTAAATCTATTAGATGAAGTTGATGTTATCTCTTCAGTTTCAGGTGGAAGTTTTACTTCTGCTTATTATGGACTTTATGGGGATGAAATATTTGAAGATTTTGAAGATAAATTTTTAAAAAAACCAATACAAACTACACTAATAGATACTTTTTTAAACCCTTTTAACTGGTTTTATCTCTCTTTTTCTGGAAGAAGTGATTATGTTGCTGATTATTATGAAGAGGAGATATTTGGTAAGAAAACCTTTAAAGACTTAAGAAAAGATTCACCAAAAATCATAATAAATGCAACTGATATCTCAACAGGAAATCCCTTTGCTTTTAGCCCAGAAAATTTCAGAAGAATCTGTTCTGATTGGGAAGTCTATCCAATTGGAAGGGCAGTAACTGCATCTTCAGCTATACCCATACTTTTTTCTCCTATTACTCTTAAAAACTATAAAGGGTGTAGTGATTTTAAAGTTGAAGATAAAAAAGATATTGAACTCTCATATAATGATGAACAGAGTTTAGGAATTAGAAAATATTATGATAAAGAGAATTATGAGTATCTACATTTAGTTGATGGAGGTATTGCTGATAATTTGGGAATCAGATCTCTTTTATACATAGTAACAGAACATGATAATAATTTTCTAAAAGTCTTAGAAGAGTTTGGAATTCCAAATAGTAAAAGAGTTGCCTTAATAGTTGTAAATGCAGCAGATACTTTAAATCCAAAAATAGCAAAAGAGGAGTTACCTCCTGATATCTCTACAACTATGGGTGCAGTAAGTACCATACAATTAACAAGATACAACAGTGATACCCTTGATTTGATGAAGTACAATTTTAATATCTGGAAAAAGCAAGTTGATAAGGTAAGATGCAAAGATAAAGAGGATTGTAATAGTATTGAGTTTTATCTAATTGAGCTAAACTTTAAACAGTTACCAAAAAAAGAGGCTAAAAAATTTTTATTAACCCAAACCTCTTTGGAGTTGTCTCCTAAAAGAGTTGATGAGATTATTCTTGCTGGACAAAAGCTTTTAAAAGAGTCTAAAGAGTTTCAAAAACTTTTAAAAGATTTGGGAAGATAG
- a CDS encoding DMT family transporter — translation MTEKNKNIFYILLFLSMLAWGGSWVNVKVLSAYINEFETMFLRFFITALTMIPIIIILNKSFKIDLKSLALVIITSIAFILYMKYFFLGTKYGTASLGGAFVTTLIPINTFLILALLGTKKIVRKDAFALFIGAIGVMTMLHVWSFDIEKIFTIHNLYFILASILWPVVTILSSKSTKISPVVFTFYLYVSTSIINILFFIDITKLPYEHFDYIFWLNIFFLTIFASTFANTVYFLGIEKLGAREVSSFIFFVPFAAIVLSAIFLKEKIDFSIILGTLLTIIAITILNNIKIFRKKKISSEQTA, via the coding sequence ATGACTGAAAAAAACAAAAATATTTTCTATATCTTACTTTTCTTATCTATGCTAGCTTGGGGTGGGTCATGGGTAAATGTAAAAGTTTTAAGTGCATACATAAATGAATTTGAAACTATGTTTTTAAGATTTTTTATAACTGCTCTTACTATGATTCCTATAATTATAATTTTAAACAAATCTTTTAAAATAGATCTTAAAAGTTTGGCTCTTGTTATTATTACCTCAATTGCTTTTATTTTGTATATGAAATATTTTTTCTTAGGAACAAAATATGGAACAGCAAGTTTGGGTGGAGCTTTTGTAACTACACTTATTCCAATAAATACTTTTTTAATTTTGGCACTTTTGGGAACAAAAAAAATTGTAAGAAAAGATGCTTTTGCCCTTTTTATAGGAGCAATTGGAGTTATGACAATGTTACATGTTTGGTCTTTTGATATTGAAAAAATATTTACAATTCATAATCTATATTTTATTTTAGCTTCAATTCTTTGGCCAGTTGTAACAATACTTAGTTCAAAGTCAACAAAGATTTCACCTGTAGTTTTTACTTTTTACTTATATGTTTCAACTTCTATTATCAATATACTCTTTTTTATTGACATAACAAAACTACCTTATGAACATTTTGATTATATTTTTTGGCTAAATATCTTCTTTTTGACAATATTTGCCTCAACTTTTGCAAATACAGTATACTTTTTGGGTATTGAAAAACTTGGAGCAAGAGAGGTTAGCTCTTTTATCTTTTTTGTTCCCTTTGCCGCGATTGTCTTAAGTGCAATTTTTTTAAAAGAAAAAATAGATTTTTCAATTATTCTTGGGACACTATTAACTATAATTGCCATCACAATTTTAAATAATATAAAAATTTTTAGAAAGAAGAAAATATCTAGTGAGCAAACAGCATAA
- a CDS encoding efflux RND transporter permease subunit: protein MDFAKFSLKNKLLVYMLTILGVAYGLIVYERIGKLQDPEFTIKDALVITNYPGASAVEVEKEVSNRLEETIQTLPYVKKIITKNSAGQSFIQVTMKDKYKSKELQQIWDELRKKINETYLPPRVETPYINDDFGDVYGIVLSIYGDDYTYEELKDYVDYLKKELILVEGVGKVDTFGEQQRALIVEINKEKLSQLGISKEQIANELYLKNLIPNFGRINVGTEFIRVNADGFTNVKELENIVIKGNGSNSQIFLKDIATIKDSYKEPSSELLKYDGHNSIAIGISTAKGGNVVKMGELLDQKLEELEKDKPLGIKIGVISHQGKDVEEAINSFMVNLIEAVAIVIIVLLIFMGLRSGLIIGAVLLVTIIVSFIFMPMLGILLERVSLGALIIALGMLVDNAIVVVDGILVRINRGINAKEAASTVVKQTAFPLFGATIIAILAFGAIGLSDDSTGEFTRSLFYVVMISLGLSWVTAMTLTPILAVQFLKQNKKKRNNKEADEDEYKSFLYKAYGTSLKFALNHRFLIVAIALVVFVLSLMNFKHVKQSFFPDSSRPQIIVDYFLPQGTAIETTTKYLDSLNDDILKLEGVEHISTFIGSGSLRFILTYDPEKPNPAFAQMLIDVKDYKESGQIIKKIENLAKRKYPDLNVYGKKFILGPGDGGKVQAKIFGKDLDKIRFYEQKIYKIFEESPYSKGIRSDWRNRVKVLKPIISYEKANLNGITKDDIAQAILDTFQGRTIGVYRDGTELLPIILRSPKSEREDVKNLENIQIFSPVANKMIPLKQLITSYKTVFEDDIIYKYNRKRALTIHADPILGKLPNDLLFDIKDKVENIDFEDGYHVEWFGEYKSSNDAQKPIMQSLPLFFILMVLIMIALFNSLKKTIIIWLAVPFALIGVVIGLLVMDLPFGFMSLLGFLSLSGMLIKNAIVLIDEITLENEINKLPLNEAIHHSGISRLRAVSMAALTTALGMIPLVSDPFFASMAVVIIFGLVVATILTMILVPVFYAIFFKAERLN, encoded by the coding sequence ATGGATTTTGCAAAATTTAGTTTAAAGAATAAACTTTTAGTTTATATGCTTACAATCTTAGGCGTTGCATATGGATTAATAGTATATGAAAGAATAGGAAAACTACAAGATCCTGAGTTTACAATCAAAGATGCTTTAGTAATTACAAACTATCCAGGGGCAAGTGCAGTTGAAGTTGAAAAAGAGGTTTCAAATAGACTTGAAGAGACTATTCAAACTTTGCCATATGTAAAAAAGATTATTACAAAAAATAGTGCAGGGCAATCTTTTATTCAAGTTACTATGAAAGATAAATACAAATCAAAAGAGCTTCAACAAATCTGGGATGAACTTAGAAAAAAAATAAATGAAACATATCTACCTCCAAGGGTTGAAACCCCTTATATAAATGATGATTTTGGTGATGTTTATGGGATAGTGTTATCAATATATGGGGATGATTATACCTATGAGGAATTAAAAGATTATGTGGATTATTTAAAAAAAGAGCTTATTTTAGTTGAAGGGGTTGGAAAAGTTGATACTTTCGGGGAGCAACAAAGAGCTTTAATCGTGGAGATTAATAAAGAGAAACTATCCCAACTTGGAATTAGTAAAGAGCAAATAGCAAATGAGCTTTATTTAAAAAATCTTATTCCAAATTTTGGTAGGATTAATGTAGGAACTGAGTTTATTAGAGTAAATGCAGATGGTTTTACTAATGTAAAAGAATTAGAAAATATTGTTATAAAAGGTAATGGAAGTAATTCTCAAATTTTCCTAAAAGATATAGCTACAATAAAAGATTCTTATAAAGAACCTAGTAGTGAGCTTTTAAAATATGATGGGCATAACTCAATTGCAATAGGTATCTCTACTGCAAAGGGTGGAAATGTAGTAAAGATGGGGGAGTTACTTGATCAAAAATTAGAAGAGTTGGAAAAAGATAAACCTTTAGGTATAAAAATAGGTGTAATATCCCATCAAGGCAAAGATGTGGAAGAAGCAATTAACTCTTTTATGGTAAATCTAATTGAAGCAGTTGCCATTGTAATTATAGTCTTATTAATTTTTATGGGTTTACGTTCAGGTTTAATCATAGGAGCAGTTTTATTAGTAACAATTATTGTAAGTTTTATATTTATGCCAATGTTGGGGATTTTACTCGAAAGAGTCTCATTAGGTGCTTTAATAATTGCTTTAGGGATGTTGGTTGATAATGCAATTGTTGTTGTTGATGGGATTTTAGTTCGTATAAATAGAGGAATAAATGCAAAAGAGGCAGCTTCAACAGTTGTAAAACAAACAGCTTTTCCTTTATTTGGAGCAACAATAATTGCAATTTTAGCCTTTGGTGCTATAGGTTTATCTGATGATTCAACAGGAGAATTTACAAGATCTTTATTTTATGTTGTAATGATCTCTTTAGGTTTATCTTGGGTTACTGCAATGACTTTAACTCCAATTTTGGCTGTACAATTTTTAAAACAAAATAAAAAGAAAAGAAACAATAAAGAAGCAGATGAAGATGAATATAAATCTTTTCTTTACAAAGCTTATGGCACCTCTTTAAAATTTGCTTTAAATCATAGATTTTTAATTGTAGCAATCGCTCTTGTGGTATTTGTTTTATCTTTGATGAATTTTAAGCATGTAAAACAAAGCTTTTTCCCTGATTCCTCTAGACCTCAAATTATTGTTGATTATTTCCTTCCCCAAGGAACTGCAATTGAAACAACAACAAAATACCTTGATAGCTTAAATGATGATATATTAAAACTAGAAGGTGTGGAGCATATTTCAACTTTTATTGGAAGTGGAAGTTTAAGATTTATATTAACTTATGATCCAGAAAAACCAAATCCAGCCTTTGCACAAATGTTAATTGATGTAAAAGATTATAAAGAATCTGGACAAATAATTAAAAAGATTGAAAATTTAGCAAAAAGAAAATATCCAGATCTAAATGTATATGGGAAAAAATTTATTTTAGGACCTGGTGATGGGGGAAAAGTTCAAGCAAAAATATTTGGAAAAGATTTAGATAAAATCAGATTTTATGAGCAAAAAATTTATAAAATATTTGAAGAATCACCATACTCAAAAGGGATAAGAAGTGATTGGAGAAATAGAGTTAAAGTATTAAAACCTATAATCTCTTATGAAAAAGCAAATCTAAATGGTATTACTAAAGATGATATAGCTCAAGCTATTTTAGATACATTTCAAGGAAGAACCATAGGTGTTTATAGGGATGGAACTGAACTTCTACCAATAATTTTAAGATCTCCAAAAAGTGAGAGGGAAGATGTTAAAAATTTAGAAAATATACAAATATTTTCTCCTGTGGCAAACAAAATGATCCCTTTAAAACAGCTAATAACTTCATATAAAACAGTGTTTGAAGATGATATTATCTATAAATATAATAGAAAAAGAGCCTTAACAATCCATGCTGATCCAATTTTGGGTAAACTTCCAAATGATTTATTATTTGATATAAAAGATAAAGTTGAAAATATAGATTTTGAAGATGGGTATCATGTAGAATGGTTTGGAGAATATAAAAGTTCAAATGATGCACAAAAACCAATCATGCAATCGCTTCCTTTGTTTTTTATTTTAATGGTTTTAATAATGATTGCATTATTTAACTCTCTTAAAAAAACAATTATAATCTGGCTTGCTGTTCCTTTTGCTCTAATAGGTGTGGTTATAGGTCTTTTAGTGATGGATCTACCTTTTGGTTTTATGTCTTTACTTGGTTTCTTATCCCTTTCAGGGATGCTAATTAAAAATGCAATTGTTTTAATAGATGAGATTACTTTGGAAAATGAAATAAATAAGTTGCCTTTAAATGAAGCGATACACCATTCGGGGATAAGTAGATTAAGGGCTGTATCTATGGCAGCACTTACCACAGCTTTGGGTATGATTCCTCTTGTTAGTGATCCCTTTTTTGCTTCTATGGCTGTTGTTATTATTTTTGGTTTAGTTGTAGCAACTATACTTACAATGATTTTGGTTCCTGTTTTTTATGCAATATTTTTTAAAGCAGAGAGATTAAACTAA
- a CDS encoding APC family permease, with product MSKQHKKLNALTLSGLIIGPILGSGVILLPPMLYNMIGNYSLIIWAIILLLGFIFALVFGKLATLYPGDGGVSLATKAALGKKYQLLTSFYLICAVFFGPVAVLLIAAKFIQEYFPNTSLEVLAFFVYVITYFLLLIRISFLGKLMLIVTSAITIIFLFSSINILFTTDHFSLNIHNISFEEFGYSFILVFWAIVGWEVIGNYSNEVENSITLTKAVVFSAIVVSLVYILMTLAICFGEFPKDEEFKLLFLIEPIFGKYSNIILSTISNILCIGTLILFVGGVSRLITSLQLTKISSKVSKNGVPIGALNILSIIYIITLFLVYIDYLTLDNLVAFADGFFIANAIIGLITAIVLFDRGILKYGAIFLTLLFFAILLFSNIFILITIFALLAFTYLKK from the coding sequence GTGAGCAAACAGCATAAAAAACTAAATGCATTAACTCTATCTGGTTTAATTATTGGACCAATTTTAGGTTCTGGAGTTATACTCCTTCCTCCAATGCTTTATAATATGATTGGAAACTACTCCCTTATAATTTGGGCAATTATCCTTCTTCTTGGATTTATTTTTGCTCTTGTATTTGGTAAACTTGCAACTTTGTATCCAGGTGATGGGGGAGTTAGTTTGGCTACAAAAGCAGCTTTAGGTAAAAAGTATCAACTTTTAACCTCGTTTTATCTTATTTGCGCAGTTTTTTTTGGTCCAGTTGCTGTTTTATTAATTGCTGCAAAGTTTATTCAAGAGTATTTTCCTAATACTTCTTTAGAAGTTTTAGCCTTTTTTGTATATGTAATAACCTATTTTTTGCTTCTTATTAGAATAAGTTTTTTAGGGAAATTAATGCTTATTGTAACCTCTGCAATAACAATTATTTTTCTTTTTTCAAGTATAAATATTCTTTTTACAACAGATCACTTTTCATTAAATATTCATAATATAAGTTTTGAAGAGTTTGGTTACTCTTTTATTTTAGTTTTTTGGGCAATTGTAGGATGGGAAGTTATTGGAAACTACTCAAATGAAGTAGAAAATAGTATTACCTTGACAAAAGCTGTTGTTTTTTCAGCTATTGTAGTATCTCTTGTTTATATTTTAATGACCCTTGCAATATGTTTTGGAGAGTTCCCAAAAGATGAAGAGTTTAAACTTCTCTTTTTAATTGAACCAATATTTGGCAAATATTCAAATATTATCTTATCAACAATCTCAAATATCTTATGTATTGGAACTTTGATTCTATTTGTTGGAGGAGTATCTAGACTTATAACCTCTTTACAACTTACAAAAATATCTTCAAAAGTCTCAAAAAATGGTGTACCAATTGGAGCTTTAAATATCTTATCTATTATATATATAATTACACTATTTTTAGTATATATTGACTATTTAACCCTTGATAATCTTGTTGCATTTGCAGATGGTTTTTTTATAGCAAACGCTATTATTGGACTTATTACAGCTATTGTTTTATTTGATAGAGGCATTTTAAAATATGGTGCAATTTTTCTTACCTTGCTATTTTTTGCAATACTTTTATTCTCTAATATTTTTATACTTATTACTATTTTTGCACTTTTGGCTTTTACCTATTTAAAAAAATAG
- a CDS encoding SDR family NAD(P)-dependent oxidoreductase produces MLNRVLVTGGNKGIGLEVVKKFLEVDFEVIAVARDFSNFPLKDNPKVKTIEYDLSNMQGLKALAKEVGEIDVLINNAGYMQPKYTYDNYPLEAKEHIMNVDLYAPVELITIFSEDMKKRGYGRVVNTASIAGQIGHPDIWYGIAKAGLINATKIFAKLLGSHGIIVNCIAPSPVETDMQKDNSEERKAEFKKAVPSGRFAQPDEAAEVIFWLATDCPEYVNGTTIDFNNGSYVR; encoded by the coding sequence ATGTTAAATAGAGTATTAGTAACTGGTGGAAATAAAGGGATAGGATTAGAAGTTGTAAAAAAGTTTTTAGAAGTAGATTTTGAGGTTATTGCAGTAGCAAGGGATTTCTCAAATTTTCCATTAAAAGATAATCCAAAAGTAAAAACAATTGAGTATGATTTATCAAATATGCAAGGGCTTAAAGCTTTAGCAAAAGAGGTTGGAGAGATTGATGTTTTAATAAATAATGCAGGTTATATGCAACCCAAATATACTTATGACAACTACCCTTTAGAGGCAAAAGAACATATTATGAATGTGGATCTATATGCTCCTGTTGAATTAATCACAATTTTTAGTGAAGATATGAAAAAAAGAGGTTACGGAAGAGTTGTAAATACAGCTTCTATAGCAGGGCAAATAGGGCATCCTGATATTTGGTATGGAATTGCAAAAGCAGGACTTATAAATGCCACAAAAATTTTTGCAAAACTTTTAGGAAGCCATGGAATTATTGTAAATTGTATAGCTCCAAGTCCAGTTGAAACTGATATGCAAAAAGATAACTCAGAGGAGAGAAAAGCAGAGTTTAAAAAAGCAGTTCCAAGTGGAAGATTTGCCCAACCTGATGAAGCAGCTGAAGTGATCTTTTGGTTGGCAACAGATTGTCCAGAGTATGTAAATGGAACAACAATCGATTTTAATAATGGTTCGTATGTAAGATAA